In the Paramisgurnus dabryanus chromosome 5, PD_genome_1.1, whole genome shotgun sequence genome, one interval contains:
- the tmem150aa gene encoding transmembrane protein 150Aa — MTAWIILPVSLAAFSITGIWIVYAMAVMNHHVCPVENWSYNVTCTAETAKPGFPKTCCTIQDIPLISKCGSYPPESCLFSLIGNVGAFMVIMVCLLRYAQIIEHRNHCWLNTSGLVSGCTNAVGLVIVGNFQVDHAKTLHYVGAGAAFPAGILFICLQCVLTYRVAVTALDHWMAHVRVALGIGALLALVLSGVFFIHESFMLQHAAAICEWVFTVVVLVFYGTFTYEFGTVTTDTMLAGLQRSFSHGSSVIIGDDVQVGSLGGSATKGLKSPGSSTSTHLNCTPENTAML, encoded by the exons ATGACTGCCTGGATCATACTGCCCGTCAGCCTGGCTGCCTTCTCTATCACTGGGATatggatagt ATATGCCATGGCTGTAATGAACCACCATGTCTGTCCTGTCGAAAACTG GTCGTACAATGTGACATGCACAGCGGAAACTGCTAAGCCAGGCTTCCCAAAAACATGTTGTACTATTCAAGACATCCCCCTCATCAG CAAATGTGGATCTTACCCTCCGGAGAGCTGTCTGTTTAGTCTTATCGGCAATGTGGGAGCTTTCATGG TGATTATGGTGTGTCTGCTTCGGTACGCTCAGATCATCGAGCACAGGAACCACTGCTGGCTCAACACAAGTGGATTGGTGTCTGGATGCACCAATGCTGTGGGGCTGGTCATAGTGGGCAACTTTCAG GTGGACCATGCTAAAACACTGCACTACGTAGGTGCGGGTGCTGCCTTCCCAGCAGGCATTCTGTTCATATGTTTGCAGTGTGTGTTGACCTATCGGGTGGCTGTCACCGCTCTGGACCACTGGATGGCTCATGTACGCGTGGCACTGGGCATTGGTGCCCTCCTTGCTTTGGTTCTCA GTGGAGTATTCTTCATCCACGAGAGCTTCATGCTACAGCACGCGGCAGCCATCTGCGAGTGGGTCTTCACCGTAGTCGTCCTTGTATTTTATGGAACTTTCACCTATGAATTTGGCACCGTCACAACGGACACCATGTTGGCCGGCCTCCAGCGCAGTTTCTCGCATGGGTCTAGTGTCATTATTGGAGACGACGTCCAAGTAGGGTCCCTGGGAGGTAGTGCAACAAAGGGGTTGAAAT